The Sorangiineae bacterium MSr11367 genome window below encodes:
- a CDS encoding amino acid adenylation domain-containing protein has protein sequence MRDWEPRIDKLTFDRDALAVHRRINRTGAPYPDGSSVKELFERCARNHADAVAVIHRDRALRYRELNQLANALAARLQQEGLKRGETVGVCIDRSPELIVALVAILKCGAAYLPFDPSWPDERVRGLFQVVGGSAAPHTQEAARSWMLSDRVPALAARFPECHHVPVLPVLPVPPSASADASDHHANPDTPVSAEDIAYINFTSGSTGKPKGVPIRHQSIARLVYGATYARLDARTVLLQLAPVTFDAATFEIWGALLHGGTCVLYPSRFVRLSELKHALRTHGVTVLFLTTALFNTVMDEAPDTIQSVETVLTGGEAHSLKHIRRGLDRFGTERLVSVYGPTECTTFATYYPIRELLPDETALPIGLPIQNTRVYVVQDRKLCAPGEVGEVLIAGPGLSPGYLGIPDVTNERFVEYDIDGEVERLYCTGDRAYLREDGNLVFQGRTDDQVKISGYRIELGEISHHLGQHPAVKQNFVTVSQDVAGEKALLAFVVSEGEGCSPTAIRDFLKERLPGYMIPSSVYLCESLPLSATGKVDRKALLGVHHPSGALSS, from the coding sequence ATGCGCGATTGGGAGCCCCGAATCGATAAACTGACGTTCGACCGCGACGCTCTGGCGGTGCATCGCCGGATCAATCGGACGGGGGCACCGTACCCCGACGGGAGCAGCGTCAAGGAGCTCTTCGAGCGCTGCGCCCGCAATCACGCCGACGCGGTGGCCGTCATCCATCGGGACCGCGCGCTTCGGTACCGCGAGCTCAATCAGCTGGCCAATGCCTTGGCGGCACGGTTGCAGCAAGAAGGGTTGAAGCGGGGGGAGACCGTGGGTGTGTGCATCGATCGCTCTCCGGAGTTGATCGTTGCGCTGGTAGCAATTCTCAAGTGCGGCGCAGCATATTTGCCATTCGATCCCTCGTGGCCGGACGAGCGCGTGCGCGGTCTTTTTCAGGTCGTGGGGGGCTCCGCCGCCCCACACACCCAAGAGGCGGCCCGCAGCTGGATGCTCAGCGATCGCGTACCGGCGTTGGCCGCTCGCTTTCCGGAATGCCACCACGTGCCCGTCCTGCCCGTCCTGCCTGTGCCCCCGTCGGCATCGGCCGACGCGAGCGACCATCATGCCAATCCGGATACGCCGGTGTCCGCCGAGGACATTGCGTACATCAACTTTACCTCGGGTTCGACCGGCAAACCCAAGGGCGTGCCCATTCGGCACCAAAGCATCGCGCGGCTGGTGTACGGGGCGACCTACGCACGGCTCGACGCGCGCACCGTTCTCTTGCAACTGGCCCCGGTGACCTTCGACGCGGCGACGTTCGAAATCTGGGGGGCGCTCCTTCACGGCGGAACCTGCGTGCTCTATCCATCGCGGTTCGTTCGGCTGTCGGAGTTGAAACACGCCTTGCGAACCCATGGCGTGACCGTCTTGTTTCTGACGACCGCTCTGTTCAACACGGTCATGGACGAAGCGCCGGACACGATCCAGAGCGTCGAAACGGTCCTGACGGGTGGGGAAGCGCATTCGCTCAAGCACATTCGCCGCGGATTGGATCGGTTTGGTACCGAACGACTCGTCAGTGTCTACGGCCCCACGGAATGCACCACCTTCGCGACCTATTACCCGATTCGGGAACTCTTGCCGGACGAGACGGCGCTGCCCATCGGCCTTCCCATTCAAAATACGCGCGTCTACGTGGTCCAAGACCGGAAACTCTGCGCTCCGGGCGAAGTGGGGGAGGTGCTCATCGCAGGCCCTGGCCTGTCGCCGGGGTACTTGGGAATACCCGACGTGACCAACGAACGGTTCGTCGAATACGACATCGACGGCGAGGTGGAGCGGCTCTATTGCACCGGCGATCGTGCCTACCTCCGCGAAGACGGCAATCTGGTGTTCCAGGGCCGCACCGACGATCAGGTGAAAATCAGCGGCTATCGCATCGAGCTCGGCGAGATATCGCATCATCTCGGCCAGCACCCGGCGGTCAAACAGAATTTCGTCACCGTCTCCCAAGACGTCGCGGGGGAGAAGGCGTTGCTGGCGTTCGTCGTGTCGGAAGGCGAAGGTTGCTCTCCCACCGCCATTCGTGATTTCCTCAAGGAGCGTCTGCCTGGGTACATGATCCCGAGCAGCGTGTACCTCTGCGAATCGCTTCCGCTCTCCGCCACGGGCAAGGTGGATCGCAAAGCGCTTCTCGGGGTCCATCACCCTTCTGGAGCTCTATCCTCATGA
- a CDS encoding alpha/beta fold hydrolase, whose amino-acid sequence MHPAQRPASRRPERRVTAVGRITSDVGGPAQDGDDKWMMTLKKASTPLRIRLFCFPYAGGSPELFRPWADGLDEGVELVAVRLPGRGRRLREAPYSNWKALLDDTFAALAPYLSEPHAFYGHSFGGRLAYELVHRTTKVPGAQTRGLFVSGCRSPDTPQARPYMHEMSEDGFLDAVRGMGGTPSEILDNKIMKRLFLPVMHAEIRLAELWDDRHGTGVDVPVTAMYGREDHIDGRANMSGWQAFSLRACELLEMPGGHFFLETHRQQLLEVIHARLGAPNR is encoded by the coding sequence GTGCATCCTGCGCAACGCCCCGCGAGCCGCCGCCCCGAGCGACGCGTGACCGCGGTCGGGAGGATTACCTCGGATGTCGGTGGTCCCGCGCAGGACGGCGACGACAAGTGGATGATGACGCTCAAGAAAGCGTCGACCCCCCTGCGCATTCGCCTCTTTTGCTTCCCATATGCCGGGGGAAGTCCGGAGCTATTCCGGCCTTGGGCCGATGGGCTGGACGAAGGGGTGGAGCTCGTCGCCGTTCGGTTGCCGGGCCGCGGCCGTCGCCTGCGCGAGGCGCCGTATTCGAATTGGAAGGCATTGTTGGACGATACGTTTGCTGCGCTCGCGCCGTATCTCTCCGAGCCGCACGCTTTCTATGGTCACAGCTTTGGGGGAAGGCTCGCCTACGAGCTGGTTCACAGGACCACGAAGGTGCCTGGCGCCCAGACCCGAGGTCTGTTCGTTTCCGGTTGCCGAAGCCCCGACACCCCGCAGGCCCGTCCGTACATGCACGAGATGTCCGAAGACGGCTTTCTCGACGCCGTGCGCGGCATGGGGGGCACACCGTCGGAGATCCTCGACAACAAAATCATGAAGCGGCTGTTTTTGCCGGTTATGCACGCCGAGATCCGGCTTGCCGAGCTTTGGGACGATCGGCATGGGACCGGGGTCGACGTGCCCGTGACCGCCATGTACGGCCGCGAGGACCACATCGACGGCCGGGCCAACATGAGCGGCTGGCAGGCCTTCAGCTTGCGGGCGTGCGAGCTTCTCGAGATGCCCGGCGGCCACTTCTTTCTCGAAACACATCGCCAGCAACTGCTGGAGGTCATTCATGCGCGATTGGGAGCCCCGAATCGATAA
- a CDS encoding acyl carrier protein, translating to MSSENQEKFERWVIGVCQGLGVRIKDASSDFFEAGGSSLAAVKLIARVEEEFGEDALPPEDLFSQSAVRDIASCILRNAPRAAAPSDA from the coding sequence ATGAGCAGCGAAAATCAAGAGAAGTTCGAACGGTGGGTGATTGGCGTATGCCAGGGCCTTGGTGTCCGAATCAAGGATGCCAGCAGTGACTTTTTCGAGGCCGGCGGAAGTTCGCTTGCCGCGGTGAAACTCATCGCACGGGTGGAAGAGGAATTCGGCGAAGATGCCCTTCCGCCCGAAGACCTGTTCAGTCAGAGCGCGGTTCGCGACATTGCCTCGTGCATCCTGCGCAACGCCCCGCGAGCCGCCGCCCCGAGCGACGCGTGA